In a genomic window of Phycisphaerales bacterium:
- a CDS encoding choice-of-anchor J domain-containing protein yields MRRSTPARNHNRAPAPTLALLALAGVAQLAQAQSVVYRYQENFDAYATTTSPFGPPSLTANGWIFRNQSANRTATYWRISDWVTESIVPTSGGRMLAANANWDNGTRIISSWMILPAVPTQQAGDVIQYVINGWAYSDNQIELRYSPSGGTSTGTTYSDVGDFTDLITSTPLTPNTWTAVSQTVPGNGRLALRWVNPQVTTYQSPSVYVDTLSITATAIDPPLPQNGETVTWTAAMSPITIRANTTIPAGGTVNVEPGVTINMQNNATLTVSGTLNLNGTQAARITVNHASNYPPAVEVINGALNAVHTTWTGQLRPSGGGQVLITDSSFVGPRGLIYSPLYMGTGYATIARTTFTNSELTISNYTLRLEDLTLSNTFARLVRDYAFMDNVVVDGKSLDVDGHLQGTWLHDLTVRNNTAGYGLGLGTSNFDIDPTVLLTNNNVPATLAGGILPGSVLPTTGNTNNYVQVASGDQGSQAIWSDAGLPYMVPSFRTQFGGSLYILPGVEVRLASDAGMINQVGDTRVLGEPENPVLFTRHHPLGKWYPLQNFDRFRHAILEGAYTAAAWPSQLGWGFMDDCIVRNNDLGVTGQAIVRKTQFLNNGLGADVSMLQDLLGETNPNAFEGNGHGVSDAHDARFNWWGSPDGPFAGDTVTAGVPFEPWRTERPDYTDYAPIVTLQKHSFIARPGNKMILTWTARDNGTIVRQRVLMSLDGDIVQGNLSEPVIVLTDNLAGDVRSFEFEVPAPVTRFFGASNIRVESIDNAGQIGWDDLHLYAEREEPGELVITSPTGGEFTAGQNMGQVCYQRQGTHPGGGSVNAYIHLENTDQWISLGGVTTNLGCLPLDLIAPWVSTDRARIVFSLFTGGGISQPEYYFGQPFTIRPHPIAGDAAPSITMSQPTEGQSVQGGSVLPIRWTASDDIGLRAFHVQVSTDAGRTWSFIARDLPADTTAYDWQLPDSTGNTDVRVKIVAVDLNFQDTAAVAAIAITPGTRTINTCSADFNGDGDTGTDQDIEAFFACIGGTCCDTCGSADFNNDGDTATDQDIEAFFRVLGGNPC; encoded by the coding sequence ATGCGCCGCAGCACCCCCGCCCGCAATCACAACCGCGCCCCCGCCCCCACGCTGGCCCTCCTCGCCCTCGCCGGGGTTGCGCAGCTGGCGCAGGCGCAGAGCGTGGTGTACCGCTACCAGGAGAACTTCGACGCCTACGCGACCACGACGTCGCCCTTCGGGCCGCCCTCGCTGACCGCCAACGGCTGGATCTTCCGCAACCAGTCCGCCAACCGCACGGCCACCTACTGGCGCATCAGCGACTGGGTCACCGAGAGCATCGTCCCCACCTCCGGCGGCCGCATGCTCGCCGCCAATGCCAACTGGGACAACGGCACCCGCATCATCAGCTCGTGGATGATCCTGCCCGCCGTGCCCACGCAGCAGGCCGGCGACGTGATCCAGTACGTGATCAACGGCTGGGCGTACAGCGACAACCAGATCGAGCTCCGCTACTCGCCCAGCGGCGGCACCAGCACCGGAACGACGTACAGCGACGTGGGCGACTTCACCGACCTGATCACCTCCACGCCGCTGACGCCCAACACCTGGACGGCGGTGTCGCAGACCGTGCCCGGCAACGGCCGCCTCGCCCTCCGCTGGGTCAACCCGCAGGTCACCACCTATCAGTCCCCCAGCGTGTACGTGGACACGCTCAGCATCACCGCCACCGCCATCGACCCGCCCCTGCCCCAGAACGGCGAGACGGTGACCTGGACCGCGGCCATGTCGCCCATCACCATCCGCGCCAACACCACCATCCCCGCGGGCGGGACGGTGAACGTCGAGCCCGGCGTCACCATCAACATGCAGAACAACGCCACGCTGACCGTGAGCGGCACGCTGAACCTCAACGGCACGCAGGCGGCGCGGATCACCGTCAACCACGCCAGCAACTACCCGCCCGCGGTGGAGGTCATCAACGGCGCCCTCAACGCCGTGCACACCACGTGGACCGGCCAGCTCCGCCCCAGCGGCGGCGGTCAGGTGCTCATCACCGACTCGAGCTTCGTGGGGCCGCGGGGGCTGATCTATTCCCCGCTCTACATGGGCACCGGCTACGCCACCATCGCCCGCACGACGTTCACGAACTCCGAGCTCACCATCAGCAACTACACGCTGCGGCTGGAGGACCTCACCCTCAGCAACACCTTCGCCCGCCTCGTCCGCGATTACGCGTTCATGGACAACGTCGTTGTCGACGGCAAGAGCCTCGACGTTGACGGCCACCTCCAGGGCACGTGGCTGCACGACCTCACCGTCCGCAACAACACCGCCGGCTACGGCCTGGGCCTGGGCACCAGCAACTTCGACATCGACCCCACGGTCCTCCTCACCAACAACAACGTGCCCGCGACGCTCGCCGGCGGCATCCTCCCCGGCAGCGTCCTGCCCACCACCGGCAACACCAACAACTACGTGCAGGTTGCTAGCGGCGACCAGGGCAGCCAGGCGATCTGGTCCGACGCGGGCCTGCCCTACATGGTCCCCTCCTTCCGCACCCAGTTCGGCGGCTCGCTCTACATCCTCCCCGGGGTCGAGGTGCGCCTCGCCTCCGACGCCGGCATGATCAACCAGGTCGGCGACACCCGCGTGCTCGGCGAGCCCGAAAACCCCGTGCTCTTCACCCGCCACCACCCGCTGGGCAAGTGGTACCCGCTGCAGAACTTCGACCGCTTCCGCCACGCGATCCTCGAGGGCGCCTACACCGCCGCGGCCTGGCCATCACAGCTCGGCTGGGGCTTCATGGATGACTGCATCGTCCGCAACAACGATCTCGGCGTCACCGGCCAGGCCATTGTCCGCAAGACCCAGTTCCTCAATAACGGCCTCGGCGCCGACGTCAGCATGCTCCAGGACCTCCTGGGCGAGACCAACCCCAACGCGTTCGAGGGCAACGGCCACGGCGTCTCCGACGCCCACGACGCCCGCTTCAACTGGTGGGGCTCGCCCGACGGCCCCTTCGCCGGCGACACCGTCACCGCCGGCGTCCCCTTCGAGCCGTGGCGTACCGAGCGCCCCGACTACACCGACTACGCCCCCATTGTCACGCTCCAGAAGCACTCCTTCATCGCCCGCCCCGGCAACAAGATGATCCTCACGTGGACCGCCCGCGACAACGGCACCATCGTCCGCCAGCGCGTGCTCATGTCCCTCGACGGCGACATCGTGCAGGGCAACCTCAGCGAGCCCGTCATCGTCCTCACCGACAACCTTGCCGGCGACGTCCGCTCCTTCGAGTTCGAGGTCCCCGCCCCTGTCACCCGCTTCTTCGGCGCCTCCAACATCCGCGTCGAGTCCATCGACAACGCCGGGCAGATCGGCTGGGACGACCTGCACCTCTACGCCGAGCGCGAGGAGCCCGGCGAGCTCGTCATCACCTCGCCCACCGGGGGCGAGTTCACCGCGGGCCAGAACATGGGCCAGGTCTGCTACCAGCGCCAGGGCACGCACCCTGGCGGCGGCAGCGTCAACGCCTACATCCACCTCGAGAACACCGACCAGTGGATCAGCCTCGGCGGCGTCACCACCAACCTCGGCTGCCTCCCGCTCGACCTCATCGCCCCCTGGGTCTCCACCGACCGCGCCCGCATCGTGTTCTCGCTTTTCACCGGCGGCGGCATCAGCCAGCCCGAGTACTACTTCGGCCAGCCCTTCACCATCCGCCCTCACCCCATCGCGGGGGACGCCGCGCCCAGCATCACCATGAGCCAGCCGACCGAAGGCCAGTCAGTCCAGGGCGGCAGCGTGCTCCCCATCCGCTGGACCGCCAGCGACGACATCGGCCTCCGCGCCTTCCACGTGCAGGTCTCCACCGACGCCGGCCGCACCTGGAGCTTCATCGCCCGCGACCTCCCGGCCGACACCACCGCCTACGACTGGCAGCTCCCCGACTCCACTGGCAACACCGACGTCCGCGTCAAGATCGTCGCCGTGGACCTCAACTTCCAGGACACCGCTGCCGTCGCCGCCATCGCGATCACCCCCGGCACCCGCACCATCAACACCTGCTCCGCCGACTTCAACGGCGACGGCGACACCGGCACCGACCAGGACATCGAGGCCTTCTTCGCCTGCATCGGCGGCACCTGCTGCGACACCTGCGGCTCCGCCGACTTCAACAACGACGGCGACACCGCCACCGACCAGGACATCGAAGCCTTCTTCCGCGTCCTCGGAGGCAACCCCTGCTGA
- a CDS encoding thiazole synthase — protein sequence MTTSLRASPTAVPGASAEPGLEPFRIAGREFSSRLFVGTGKYASYELMQQALAASGCQVVTVAVRRERLFNAQGKSLLEFIDLSKYTILPNTAGCFSASDAVRVARLGRDILEQLGNPGASWVKLEVLGDTKTLLPDPMGTVEATRELVKDGFQVLAYSSDDPIAAVRIKEAGAASVMPAGSPIGSGQGVLNRANITLCLELLKQGDPSYPVIVDAGVGAASDVSVAMELGADGVLLNTAVAHAKDAVMMAHAMRHAWTAGRQSYLAGRIPRKLYASASSPWDGVIGYIPGE from the coding sequence ATGACGACCTCTTTGCGTGCGTCCCCCACTGCTGTCCCTGGCGCGAGTGCCGAGCCTGGGTTGGAGCCGTTCCGGATTGCGGGGCGGGAGTTTTCAAGCCGGCTTTTCGTGGGGACGGGGAAGTACGCGAGCTATGAGCTGATGCAGCAGGCGTTGGCGGCGAGCGGGTGCCAGGTGGTGACGGTGGCCGTGCGGCGGGAGCGGCTTTTCAACGCGCAGGGCAAGAGCCTGCTGGAGTTCATTGATCTGTCGAAGTACACGATCCTGCCGAACACGGCGGGGTGTTTCAGCGCTTCGGATGCGGTGCGGGTGGCGCGGCTGGGGCGGGACATCCTCGAGCAGCTGGGGAATCCGGGGGCGTCGTGGGTGAAGCTGGAGGTGCTGGGGGATACCAAGACGCTGCTGCCGGACCCGATGGGGACGGTGGAGGCGACGCGGGAACTGGTGAAGGACGGGTTCCAGGTGCTGGCGTACTCGAGCGATGACCCGATCGCGGCGGTGCGGATCAAGGAGGCGGGGGCGGCGAGCGTGATGCCGGCGGGGAGCCCGATCGGGTCGGGGCAAGGCGTGCTGAATCGCGCGAACATCACGCTGTGCCTGGAGCTGTTGAAGCAGGGCGATCCTTCGTACCCGGTGATCGTGGATGCGGGTGTGGGCGCGGCGAGCGACGTGAGCGTGGCGATGGAGCTGGGGGCGGATGGGGTGCTGTTGAATACCGCGGTGGCGCACGCGAAGGACGCGGTGATGATGGCGCACGCGATGCGGCACGCGTGGACCGCGGGGCGGCAGAGCTATCTCGCAGGGCGGATCCCGCGGAAGCTGTACGCGAGCGCGAGCAGCCCGTGGGATGGGGTGATTGGGTATATCCCGGGGGAGTGA
- the thiS gene encoding sulfur carrier protein ThiS — protein MNVVVNGERREVPEGTTVRALVEMVAPKGAASAAEVNKELVPRRAQEGTVLKEGDVVEVVTLVGGG, from the coding sequence ATGAACGTCGTTGTCAATGGCGAGCGGCGGGAGGTGCCCGAGGGCACGACGGTGCGGGCGCTGGTGGAGATGGTGGCGCCCAAGGGCGCGGCGTCGGCGGCGGAGGTGAACAAGGAGCTGGTGCCGCGGCGGGCGCAGGAGGGGACGGTTTTGAAGGAGGGGGATGTGGTGGAGGTGGTGACCCTGGTGGGGGGAGGGTGA
- a CDS encoding rhodanese-like domain-containing protein, whose product MAHAPRFLKLVNDSKKNVKECTIADIAPRVQRGDKFYLVDTREESEWNAGHLPRAIHLGKGVIERDIEAAIPDVNAEIVLYCGGGFRSALAAENLQKMGYTNVTSMDGGWRAWVGAGLPVER is encoded by the coding sequence ATGGCCCACGCACCCCGCTTCCTCAAGCTCGTCAACGACTCCAAGAAGAACGTCAAGGAGTGCACGATCGCTGACATCGCCCCCCGCGTGCAGCGCGGCGACAAGTTCTACCTCGTCGACACCCGCGAGGAGTCCGAATGGAACGCCGGCCACCTCCCCCGCGCCATCCACCTCGGCAAGGGCGTCATCGAGCGCGACATCGAAGCCGCCATCCCCGACGTGAACGCCGAGATCGTCCTCTACTGCGGCGGCGGCTTCCGCTCCGCCCTCGCCGCCGAGAACCTCCAGAAAATGGGCTACACCAACGTCACGTCCATGGACGGCGGCTGGCGCGCCTGGGTCGGCGCCGGCCTCCCCGTCGAGCGATAA
- a CDS encoding penicillin-binding transpeptidase domain-containing protein yields MSPSAFITALFPSMFHRRLLLLLALMVLAALPLLFRLTTLTVAQADELRADAEKRLVRRQWTSTVRGSVLDRKGRVLAQDRPSYDVAVSYPVITGHWVTEQSRRAARRAAGVGWADMDKDEREELTARYRSAYLLHMERGWDELARTLGITRQELDTRRDKVVTEVTSKQRHNTQVLIRRDLAQRLKVQPADLLARWKKLEPTIDPNADGATLRLTTAVARSFGDAAKDLDDQAIRSIVKHAEQPIAETTQMHVLAFRVSDDVGFLCRRLAWDEVELDPSRSADTVGTPSAPPSPAANPDITSYVERMPGLAVIDGGDRYYPIESANVPIDTSTLPGPLRADGTKTITVEGVATHILGRIRNRVQKEDIERRSALLAANDQLRTAAIIDGGIDRGAYRDGDRVGDTGIEASQEGTLRGLRGLHTTRVDTAEQLTLDPIKGKDVTLTIDVMLQARVQAAMSPELGLSVASPWHYPKDKLPPPGAPQFGTTLDGAAVVLDIDSGDLLAMVSMPSYTRQQARDNPDEVYDDPLRVAWLNRAIAKPYQPGSIVKPLIMLGAAQRAHYHPGESIACVGHFFPNQPNMFRCWIYKQFHITHNDKLGHDLSGADATMVSCNIFFFTLGRRLGPQGIQDVYRDFGIGRRFDLGLGQEFVGSMGLNGNPETLKAWDATQMGIGQGPIAWTPVHAAASYATIARNGVVCNPRLIMGQPAAPERELNLNSRVIEEAMQGLWGSVNSDQGTGHHLSLPDGQEPIFNAKGVKVWGKTGTAAAAPVIGDPDGETGPEGAQVLAAGDHSWFVVMVGRDRPKYVISVVTDFGGSGGKVSGPICNQIIHALIAEGYL; encoded by the coding sequence ATGTCCCCCAGCGCCTTCATCACCGCGCTCTTCCCCAGCATGTTCCACCGCCGGCTGCTCCTGCTGCTGGCGCTGATGGTCCTCGCCGCCCTCCCCCTCCTCTTCCGCCTCACCACCCTCACCGTCGCCCAGGCCGATGAGCTCCGCGCTGATGCGGAGAAGCGACTCGTCCGTCGCCAGTGGACCTCCACCGTCCGCGGCAGCGTCCTCGACCGCAAGGGCCGCGTCCTCGCCCAGGACCGCCCCAGCTACGACGTCGCCGTCTCCTACCCCGTCATCACCGGTCACTGGGTCACCGAGCAGTCCCGCCGCGCGGCGCGGCGGGCCGCGGGCGTCGGCTGGGCCGACATGGACAAGGATGAACGCGAAGAGCTCACCGCCCGCTACCGCTCAGCCTACCTGCTGCACATGGAGCGCGGGTGGGACGAGCTCGCCCGCACGCTGGGGATCACCCGCCAGGAGCTCGACACCCGCCGCGACAAGGTTGTCACCGAGGTCACGAGCAAGCAGCGGCACAACACACAGGTCCTCATCCGGCGCGACCTCGCCCAGCGGCTCAAGGTCCAGCCCGCCGACCTCCTCGCCCGCTGGAAGAAGCTCGAGCCCACCATCGACCCGAACGCCGATGGCGCCACGCTCCGCCTCACGACCGCCGTCGCACGATCATTCGGCGACGCCGCCAAAGACCTCGACGACCAGGCCATCCGCTCGATCGTCAAGCACGCCGAGCAGCCCATCGCCGAGACCACGCAGATGCACGTGCTCGCGTTCCGCGTGAGCGACGACGTCGGCTTCCTCTGCCGCCGCCTCGCGTGGGACGAGGTTGAGCTCGACCCCTCGCGCAGCGCGGACACCGTCGGGACGCCGTCCGCTCCTCCCTCGCCGGCCGCCAACCCCGACATCACCTCCTACGTCGAGCGGATGCCCGGCCTCGCCGTCATTGACGGCGGCGACCGCTACTACCCCATCGAATCGGCCAACGTCCCTATCGACACCTCCACACTCCCCGGCCCCCTCCGCGCGGACGGCACGAAGACCATCACCGTCGAGGGCGTCGCCACCCACATCCTGGGCCGCATCCGCAACCGCGTGCAGAAGGAAGACATCGAGCGCCGCTCCGCCCTCCTCGCCGCCAACGACCAGCTCCGCACCGCCGCCATCATCGACGGCGGCATCGACCGCGGCGCCTACCGCGACGGCGACCGCGTCGGCGACACCGGCATCGAGGCCTCACAAGAAGGCACCCTCCGCGGCCTCCGCGGCCTGCACACCACCCGCGTTGACACCGCCGAGCAGCTCACCCTCGACCCCATCAAAGGCAAGGACGTCACGCTCACCATCGACGTCATGCTCCAGGCCCGCGTGCAGGCCGCGATGAGCCCCGAGCTCGGCCTCAGCGTCGCCAGCCCCTGGCACTACCCCAAGGACAAGCTCCCGCCCCCCGGCGCGCCCCAGTTCGGCACCACACTCGACGGCGCCGCCGTGGTCCTCGACATCGACAGCGGCGACCTTCTCGCCATGGTCTCCATGCCCAGCTACACCCGCCAGCAGGCCCGCGACAACCCCGACGAGGTCTACGACGACCCGCTCCGCGTCGCCTGGCTCAACCGCGCCATCGCCAAGCCCTACCAGCCCGGCTCCATCGTCAAGCCGCTCATCATGCTCGGCGCCGCCCAGCGCGCCCACTATCACCCCGGTGAATCGATCGCCTGCGTCGGCCACTTCTTCCCCAACCAGCCCAACATGTTCCGCTGCTGGATCTACAAGCAGTTCCACATCACCCACAACGACAAGCTCGGCCACGACCTCTCCGGCGCCGACGCCACCATGGTCTCCTGCAACATCTTCTTCTTCACCCTCGGCCGCCGCCTCGGCCCTCAGGGCATCCAGGACGTCTACCGCGACTTCGGAATCGGCCGCCGCTTCGACCTCGGCCTCGGGCAGGAGTTCGTCGGCAGCATGGGCCTCAACGGCAACCCCGAAACGCTCAAGGCATGGGACGCCACTCAGATGGGCATCGGACAGGGCCCCATCGCCTGGACCCCCGTCCACGCCGCGGCCTCTTACGCCACCATCGCGCGTAATGGCGTCGTCTGCAACCCGCGCCTCATCATGGGCCAGCCCGCCGCCCCCGAGCGGGAGCTCAATCTCAACTCGCGCGTCATCGAAGAAGCGATGCAAGGCCTCTGGGGCTCGGTCAACAGCGACCAGGGCACCGGCCACCACCTCTCGCTGCCCGATGGGCAGGAGCCCATCTTCAACGCCAAGGGCGTCAAGGTCTGGGGCAAAACCGGCACCGCCGCGGCCGCGCCTGTCATCGGCGACCCCGACGGCGAGACCGGCCCCGAGGGCGCTCAAGTCCTCGCCGCGGGCGACCACTCCTGGTTCGTCGTGATGGTCGGACGCGACCGCCCCAAGTACGTCATTTCCGTCGTCACCGACTTCGGCGGCAGTGGCGGCAAGGTGAGCGGCCCCATCTGCAACCAGATCATCCACGCCCTCATCGCGGAGGGCTACCTCTAG
- a CDS encoding FtsW/RodA/SpoVE family cell cycle protein, giving the protein MPYTRQSRSSGWLSIILERAKDIARNGGPAWLVVIASLALSLLGVYAIDVAESVQPHALGELGSIATRQLVFLTAGIMAAIVILLPNYRWYGYASWVLMACTIGLLIFLLIPFVPASIVRPRNGARAWIDLGAADLQPSEFAKIAYVLVLAWYLRFRKNHRTFLGLIPPAIITFIPVGLIMLQPDLGQSTLFIPTLFAVLVAAGAKLKHLSIIVLCACMAAPAAYPLLKPHQKQRIVGLLWQLEGTNTQADLDINMQSVTAQRMVGAGGFDGAGNAHSRMLLKYNALPERHTDMIYAVICSRFGLLGGVLTLALYAVWILGAVLTAGVTREPFGRLVIVGLTAFMAAQIFINVGMNLGLVPIIGITLPYLSHGGSSMLTVWLMTGLILNIALRRPRYNLQKSFEFTYEDD; this is encoded by the coding sequence TTGCCCTACACCCGCCAATCCCGCAGTTCCGGCTGGCTCTCGATCATCCTCGAGCGTGCCAAGGACATCGCCCGCAACGGCGGCCCCGCGTGGCTCGTGGTCATCGCTTCGCTCGCGCTCTCGCTGCTGGGCGTCTACGCGATCGACGTGGCCGAGTCCGTCCAGCCGCACGCGCTGGGCGAGCTCGGCAGCATCGCCACCCGCCAGCTCGTCTTCCTCACCGCCGGCATCATGGCCGCGATCGTGATCCTGCTGCCGAACTACCGCTGGTACGGCTACGCCTCGTGGGTGCTGATGGCCTGCACCATCGGGCTGCTCATCTTCCTGCTTATCCCCTTCGTGCCCGCGTCGATCGTGCGCCCGCGCAACGGCGCCCGTGCCTGGATCGACCTGGGGGCCGCCGACCTCCAGCCCTCGGAGTTCGCCAAGATCGCCTACGTGCTCGTGCTCGCCTGGTACCTCCGCTTCCGCAAGAACCACCGCACGTTCCTGGGCCTCATCCCGCCGGCGATCATCACCTTCATCCCCGTCGGCCTGATCATGCTCCAGCCCGACCTGGGGCAGTCGACGCTCTTCATCCCCACGCTCTTCGCCGTGCTCGTCGCTGCCGGGGCCAAACTCAAGCACCTCTCGATCATCGTCCTCTGCGCCTGCATGGCCGCGCCCGCCGCCTACCCGCTGCTCAAGCCGCACCAGAAGCAGCGCATCGTCGGCCTCCTCTGGCAGCTCGAGGGCACCAACACCCAGGCCGACCTCGATATCAACATGCAGTCCGTCACCGCCCAGCGAATGGTCGGCGCGGGCGGGTTCGACGGCGCGGGCAACGCCCACTCGCGCATGCTCCTCAAGTACAACGCCCTCCCCGAGCGCCACACCGACATGATCTACGCGGTCATCTGCTCGCGCTTCGGCCTGCTCGGCGGCGTGCTCACCCTCGCGCTTTACGCCGTATGGATCCTCGGCGCCGTCCTCACCGCCGGCGTCACGCGGGAGCCCTTCGGCCGCCTCGTCATCGTCGGCCTTACCGCCTTCATGGCCGCGCAGATCTTTATCAACGTCGGCATGAACCTGGGCCTCGTCCCCATCATCGGCATCACGCTCCCGTACCTCTCCCACGGCGGCTCGAGCATGCTCACCGTCTGGCTCATGACCGGCCTCATCCTCAACATCGCCCTCCGCCGCCCCCGCTACAACCTCCAGAAGTCCTTCGAGTTCACCTACGAGGATGATTGA
- a CDS encoding HAD-IA family hydrolase — protein sequence MLSLPDIRALTFDCYGTLIDWETGILTTLRPLFPAASDADLLTLYAHHEAAEEAGSYKPYHEVLANVLSAIAAHYKHTLTDNHVLADSLPSWPVFPDTRPFLTAAAQRYTLCVCSNIDDDLWAGTHHAINVPIDRVVTAQYCRSYKPDPRHFRVALALLDLEPHQVLHVAESRRHDIAPAKALGFQTAWVNRHKHRPGPSASGHADAVPDLEIASLDELAGILGLPR from the coding sequence ATGCTCTCCCTCCCCGATATCCGCGCTCTCACCTTCGACTGCTACGGCACCCTTATCGACTGGGAAACCGGCATTCTGACCACGCTCCGTCCGCTCTTCCCCGCCGCGTCCGACGCCGACCTCCTCACCCTCTACGCACATCATGAAGCCGCCGAGGAAGCCGGCTCCTACAAGCCCTACCACGAGGTTCTCGCCAACGTTCTCTCCGCCATCGCCGCGCACTACAAGCACACACTCACCGACAACCACGTGCTCGCCGACTCCCTCCCCTCCTGGCCCGTCTTCCCCGACACCCGACCCTTCCTCACCGCCGCGGCCCAGCGCTACACGCTCTGCGTCTGCTCCAACATCGACGACGACCTCTGGGCCGGCACCCACCACGCCATCAACGTGCCCATCGACCGCGTCGTCACCGCGCAGTACTGCCGCTCCTACAAGCCCGACCCGCGCCACTTCCGCGTCGCCCTTGCCCTCCTCGACCTTGAGCCGCACCAGGTCCTGCACGTCGCCGAGAGCCGCCGCCATGACATCGCGCCCGCCAAGGCCCTCGGATTCCAGACCGCCTGGGTCAACCGCCACAAGCACCGCCCCGGCCCCTCCGCCAGCGGCCACGCCGACGCCGTGCCCGACCTCGAAATCGCCAGCCTCGACGAGCTCGCCGGAATCCTGGGCCTCCCGCGCTGA
- the rsmG gene encoding 16S rRNA (guanine(527)-N(7))-methyltransferase RsmG yields the protein MPKPTDRAPIAFNFAATQPLPAPPEFIDAAAQLGIEFDEGDVDRLGRFLAMLLEANASALNLTAITEPAAAWEKHILDSLTLLPLLAELPEGARVLDVGSGGGLPGVPLAIVMPHLRFTLLEATGKKVEYLRAVGSALSLANMDVVQGRAETVAHDRGEKSGTGRTGGFREAFDAVTARAVGRVAVLAELTAPFAKVGGMVFLIKGQKAEEELAEGEGALHELKVVHAATVDTPTGRVVVLEKRSATPKLYPRADGEPARRPLGIKKTRGNAD from the coding sequence ATGCCCAAGCCCACCGACCGCGCTCCCATCGCCTTCAACTTCGCGGCCACCCAGCCGCTCCCCGCGCCGCCCGAGTTCATCGACGCCGCCGCCCAGCTCGGGATCGAGTTCGATGAGGGCGACGTCGATCGGCTGGGCCGCTTCCTCGCCATGCTGCTGGAGGCCAACGCCTCCGCTCTCAACCTGACCGCCATCACCGAGCCCGCGGCCGCGTGGGAGAAGCACATCCTCGACTCGCTCACGCTGCTGCCGCTGCTGGCCGAGCTGCCCGAGGGTGCCCGCGTGCTCGACGTTGGCAGCGGCGGCGGGCTGCCGGGCGTGCCGCTGGCGATCGTGATGCCGCACCTGCGGTTTACGCTGCTGGAGGCCACCGGGAAGAAGGTCGAGTACCTCCGCGCGGTCGGCTCGGCGCTCAGCCTGGCCAACATGGACGTGGTGCAGGGGCGGGCCGAAACCGTCGCCCACGACCGCGGCGAAAAGTCCGGCACCGGGCGCACCGGTGGGTTCCGCGAGGCATTCGATGCGGTGACCGCGCGGGCGGTGGGTCGGGTCGCGGTGCTGGCCGAGCTGACCGCGCCGTTTGCCAAGGTCGGCGGCATGGTGTTCCTGATCAAGGGGCAGAAGGCGGAGGAGGAGCTGGCGGAGGGTGAGGGGGCGTTGCACGAGCTGAAGGTGGTGCACGCGGCCACCGTTGACACCCCCACGGGGCGGGTGGTGGTGCTGGAGAAGCGGAGCGCGACGCCCAAGCTGTACCCCCGGGCCGACGGCGAGCCTGCACGCCGGCCTCTGGGTATAAAGAAGACCCGTGGCAACGCTGACTGA